In Desulfomonile tiedjei, the following proteins share a genomic window:
- a CDS encoding glycosyltransferase family 2 protein has protein sequence MSVPDQDIEVSAIMPCLDEEETVASCIGKAMNCFAALGIRGEVVVGDNGSTDRSVQIAESLGARVVTEPRKGYGAALKAAIKSARGRYCIMADCDDSYDWSGMGPFIEKLRQGYDLVMGTRLKGTILPGAMPPLHRFFGNPFLSGTMNLFFRTGVSDAYCGMRGFSKEAFSKLNVQAVGMEFAIEMIIKASNQRMKITEVPITLHVDGRSRPPHLRSFRDGWRTLRLLLFYAPDYLYLIPGGLFFIVGAVLQIMLLRGPVFIKGFYMGVHWLALGCLFSMLGLQILSLGAFAKAFAMNDSFEMSGRFFGRLLSWFTLEAGIVVGGLMIWLGVIADIAILTTWLARDMGYLGSTHAVFVATTVIAIGFQVVFSSFFLGMFKLHSPAESDEAMVGADDPNGFRG, from the coding sequence ATGTCCGTTCCGGACCAGGACATCGAAGTTTCAGCTATTATGCCGTGTCTCGACGAGGAAGAGACCGTGGCGTCCTGTATTGGAAAGGCGATGAACTGCTTCGCAGCTCTTGGGATAAGGGGCGAAGTGGTGGTGGGAGACAACGGCTCCACGGATAGATCCGTTCAAATCGCCGAATCGTTGGGGGCACGGGTCGTAACTGAGCCTCGCAAGGGGTACGGTGCGGCGCTAAAAGCTGCGATCAAGTCAGCGCGCGGCCGCTACTGCATCATGGCCGACTGCGACGATTCTTATGACTGGAGCGGCATGGGGCCGTTCATCGAAAAGCTGCGGCAGGGTTACGATCTGGTCATGGGGACGAGGCTCAAGGGAACCATCCTCCCCGGCGCAATGCCTCCCTTGCACAGGTTTTTCGGGAACCCGTTCCTGTCAGGCACCATGAACCTATTTTTCCGAACCGGTGTCAGCGACGCCTACTGTGGCATGCGCGGGTTTTCCAAGGAGGCCTTTAGCAAGCTCAACGTGCAGGCGGTTGGTATGGAATTTGCCATCGAGATGATCATCAAGGCTTCCAACCAGAGGATGAAAATTACTGAGGTGCCGATTACTCTTCACGTAGACGGCCGATCCAGGCCACCTCATTTAAGATCTTTCCGGGACGGTTGGCGCACTCTGCGGCTTCTGCTCTTTTACGCCCCCGATTATCTTTATCTCATCCCCGGCGGTCTTTTCTTCATCGTAGGAGCTGTTTTGCAGATTATGCTCTTGAGAGGCCCGGTTTTCATCAAGGGGTTCTATATGGGCGTGCACTGGTTGGCCCTAGGATGCTTATTTTCGATGCTGGGGCTCCAGATACTCTCTTTAGGCGCATTTGCAAAGGCCTTCGCGATGAACGATTCCTTTGAGATGAGCGGGCGGTTTTTCGGCAGGTTACTCAGTTGGTTCACTTTGGAGGCCGGTATCGTGGTGGGCGGGTTGATGATATGGCTCGGCGTGATCGCAGATATAGCCATTCTGACCACGTGGTTGGCAAGGGACATGGGGTACCTGGGATCTACCCATGCAGTCTTCGTGGCCACCACTGTGATCGCAATCGGCTTTCAGGTGGTGTTTTCTTCCTTTTTCCTCGGAATGTTCAAGCTCCACAGTCCCGCTGAATCCGATGAAGCGATGGTTGGCGCGGATGATCCAAATGGCTTCAGAGGCTAA
- a CDS encoding radical SAM protein produces the protein MKVLVINEPYVPGFNRTQRWAARTRGRVLRAPDWLAYATAVLEEARFNVKLFDFPAMNWGKEDLKPLLKAERPDYVVLDSTTPSIYSDIECASICKDAGVAGVIMVGPHASAVPEETLKIAAGAVDIICIGEYDYTVLDAIRHFDKPQAVEGICFLEDGIPKRSEPRPLIQNLDDLPFPAWHHLDLMQYFDGSKLYPYIDIFSGRGCPHGCVFCLWPQVMHGQKIRLRSPERVVDEIEHDIKVCPQVVRGGEFFFEDDTFTLIKSNAMAICEEILRRGLKITFSVNARTDTADEELFRLLKRAGCRELLVGFESGDDDVLTRMHKRETVDHARRFMELANKTRIDVHGCFVLGFPGETEQTMDRTIRFALSLGLHTVQFSGAVPFPGTHYFDYCREQGWLTTEQWDAWLDDGEQAAVLNCPGLSRESIKEAVDRGLRSFYFRPSYMLKFLLQTRSRSDLYRKLRGAKNFLSYLWNERRSRIRAA, from the coding sequence ATTAAAGTCCTTGTTATAAACGAACCCTACGTGCCCGGATTCAACCGAACCCAGCGGTGGGCGGCGCGAACGCGTGGCCGTGTTCTCAGGGCGCCGGACTGGCTGGCATATGCCACGGCGGTACTGGAAGAAGCTCGGTTTAACGTAAAATTGTTCGATTTCCCGGCCATGAACTGGGGCAAAGAGGACCTGAAACCACTCTTAAAGGCAGAACGCCCTGACTACGTGGTGCTGGACTCGACCACGCCGTCGATATACTCGGACATTGAATGCGCTTCAATTTGCAAGGACGCAGGAGTGGCCGGAGTCATCATGGTGGGGCCCCACGCGTCCGCGGTCCCTGAAGAGACCCTAAAAATCGCGGCAGGCGCGGTAGACATTATCTGCATAGGCGAATATGACTACACGGTGCTTGATGCGATAAGGCATTTCGACAAACCCCAGGCGGTGGAGGGGATCTGTTTCCTGGAAGACGGAATCCCGAAGCGAAGCGAACCGAGGCCTTTGATACAAAACCTGGACGACCTGCCGTTTCCCGCCTGGCATCATCTCGACTTGATGCAGTATTTCGACGGGTCCAAGCTTTATCCTTACATTGATATTTTTTCAGGCCGGGGGTGTCCTCACGGGTGCGTTTTCTGCTTGTGGCCGCAAGTGATGCACGGACAAAAGATAAGGCTGCGGTCTCCCGAGCGCGTAGTCGATGAGATCGAACACGACATCAAGGTCTGCCCGCAGGTGGTTCGAGGCGGTGAATTCTTTTTCGAGGATGACACATTCACTCTGATCAAATCCAATGCGATGGCGATTTGCGAGGAGATATTGCGGAGAGGGCTCAAAATTACGTTTTCTGTCAACGCTCGGACAGATACGGCAGATGAAGAGTTGTTCCGGTTGCTCAAGCGCGCGGGTTGTCGCGAATTGTTGGTGGGATTCGAATCAGGCGATGACGACGTGTTGACTCGTATGCACAAAAGAGAAACAGTGGATCATGCCAGGCGTTTCATGGAGTTGGCGAACAAGACAAGGATAGACGTGCACGGGTGCTTTGTCCTCGGATTTCCGGGAGAGACGGAGCAGACCATGGACCGTACCATAAGGTTCGCTCTCAGTCTGGGACTGCACACGGTCCAGTTTTCCGGCGCGGTGCCGTTTCCGGGCACGCACTATTTTGATTATTGCCGGGAGCAAGGCTGGCTGACCACTGAACAATGGGACGCATGGTTAGACGATGGCGAACAAGCCGCTGTGCTCAACTGTCCCGGTTTGAGCAGAGAAAGCATAAAGGAAGCTGTAGACCGCGGGCTGAGGAGTTTCTATTTTCGGCCGTCTTACATGCTGAAATTCCTCCTTCAGACGCGCAGCCGGTCCGACTTGTACCGCAAGCTTCGGGGCGCGAAGAACTTTCTGTCGTACCTGTGGAACGAAAGGCGTAGCAGGATAAGGGCAGCATAA
- a CDS encoding glycosyltransferase: protein MEPPRPRISVVIPARNSKETIGKCLDSLAALDRNDFEVIIIDDGSTDETAKICESRAEDSGEALFVKRASPDPSPKTSISCPLESFRNERKPSSGRDMEFFEGAPEATSFHKELPAGFSLKVMRVSQGGPSRARNVGVGAASGKLVAFTDADCIVDKNWLTELEKGFTGPDVAGVGGDQKSPEDETETGRLIQDFLKSIGFMTGYIKTGSRLKETEHNPTCNSMYRKKVLEEVGGFDESLWPGEDVDLDLKIRRRGYKLIFNPEACVGHYRPKTYRDFGRMMRRYGASQWYLVKKYGFFRKLHFVPVALLIGLAAFIGLLSWDPRFWPIIFLPWPLMFLWFYLKSRRIGKSLRFLYLFIITMVNWNWGFFQADSSTDRKGRPRIKCRG from the coding sequence ATGGAACCCCCCAGGCCGAGAATATCGGTCGTCATACCTGCCCGTAATTCCAAGGAAACCATTGGAAAATGCCTCGATTCCCTCGCGGCCCTGGACCGCAACGACTTTGAAGTAATTATCATCGACGACGGCTCCACTGACGAAACCGCAAAGATCTGTGAATCCCGGGCAGAAGATTCTGGGGAGGCCCTTTTTGTAAAAAGGGCCTCCCCAGACCCCTCCCCAAAAACTTCTATATCATGTCCGCTGGAAAGCTTCCGCAATGAGCGGAAACCTTCCAGCGGTCGAGATATGGAGTTTTTTGAAGGGGCTCCGGAGGCAACTTCTTTTCACAAGGAACTTCCCGCCGGATTTTCGTTGAAAGTAATGCGGGTATCGCAAGGCGGACCTTCGAGGGCGAGGAATGTGGGTGTTGGGGCGGCTAGTGGTAAGTTGGTGGCTTTCACGGACGCGGACTGCATCGTGGACAAGAATTGGTTGACCGAATTGGAGAAAGGGTTCACCGGACCCGATGTTGCCGGGGTTGGGGGAGATCAGAAAAGCCCGGAAGATGAAACCGAGACAGGGCGGCTCATCCAGGATTTCCTGAAGAGCATCGGCTTCATGACGGGGTACATAAAGACCGGCAGTCGATTGAAAGAAACCGAACACAACCCCACCTGCAATTCAATGTACCGCAAAAAGGTCCTGGAAGAGGTCGGTGGATTCGATGAATCGCTGTGGCCGGGAGAAGACGTGGACCTTGATCTTAAGATTCGGCGCCGCGGGTACAAATTGATCTTCAATCCGGAAGCCTGCGTCGGCCACTACCGGCCCAAAACTTACCGAGATTTTGGGAGGATGATGCGCCGTTACGGCGCGTCCCAATGGTACCTTGTCAAAAAATACGGCTTCTTCCGCAAGTTACATTTCGTGCCGGTTGCTCTCCTAATCGGACTGGCTGCTTTCATAGGGCTTTTGTCGTGGGACCCTCGCTTCTGGCCCATAATCTTCTTGCCGTGGCCACTCATGTTCCTATGGTTCTATCTGAAGTCTCGACGGATCGGTAAAAGCCTGCGCTTCCTGTATCTGTTCATCATTACAATGGTAAATTGGAATTGGGGTTTTTTTCAGGCGGACAGCAGTACGGACAGAAAAGGGCGGCCCAGGATCAAGTGCAGGGGCTAA
- a CDS encoding class I SAM-dependent methyltransferase: MIRRLVHERLGSLTRSTIFSKLLWRDISDDYTRTLSSVIGGWFNPGNLFCFDYAIGNLPSESPIVEIGSFCGLSTNLINYYKARHKVVNPLICCDKWTTHSGDSTIAGSRLTERDLAAFMREAYMNSTRAFSKEDLPYGVEMFSGPFFEAWQERKVLNDVTGRPVQLGGGISFCFVDGGHDYPVVKQDFDNVHKLLDKGGFILFDDSSMFSPFQGVRKVVHEVKFSPDYELVMRNPNYMFRKK, from the coding sequence ATGATTAGGCGGCTTGTGCATGAACGTTTGGGTTCGTTGACCCGATCAACGATTTTCTCCAAACTTCTATGGAGGGACATCTCCGATGACTACACCAGAACTTTGTCTTCGGTTATCGGAGGATGGTTCAATCCCGGGAACCTGTTCTGTTTTGATTATGCCATTGGCAATTTGCCCTCAGAGTCCCCGATTGTCGAAATCGGTTCATTCTGCGGTCTTTCAACTAACCTCATCAATTACTACAAAGCCAGACACAAGGTCGTCAATCCGCTGATTTGCTGCGATAAATGGACCACACATTCCGGAGACTCGACCATAGCCGGGTCCCGGTTGACAGAGCGCGACCTGGCCGCCTTTATGAGAGAAGCTTACATGAACAGTACACGCGCGTTCAGCAAGGAGGACTTGCCTTACGGCGTCGAGATGTTTTCTGGTCCTTTTTTTGAGGCCTGGCAAGAGCGAAAGGTCCTCAACGATGTTACCGGACGCCCTGTTCAATTAGGTGGTGGAATCAGTTTTTGTTTTGTGGACGGCGGGCACGACTACCCGGTTGTCAAGCAAGACTTTGATAATGTTCATAAATTACTCGACAAAGGCGGTTTCATACTCTTTGACGACTCCTCGATGTTTTCTCCATTTCAAGGCGTGCGAAAGGTTGTTCACGAGGTGAAGTTCAGTCCGGATTACGAACTCGTAATGCGGAATCCCAATTACATGTTTCGGAAGAAATAG
- a CDS encoding NTP transferase domain-containing protein, translating to MKALILAGGRGSRMEELSETENKCMLSLHGKRLIEYSLENAAAIEDVSEIVIVVGYRAESIINSFGTGYRGKRISYVIQKDLRGLVSAMESARNYLDGTDFFLFLADEVILGGRHAHMLELFKEEDLFCVCGVHPQSDLNLIKRTYSLIYGPDNRIYRLIEKPRKPFNPLMGTGNILFRNAIFDYLDLTPINPSRGEKELPDLIQCAIDDGERVKLFEVCDQYINVNSPEEWKMAESGWPLGAK from the coding sequence TTGAAGGCATTGATTTTAGCAGGTGGGCGGGGCAGCCGTATGGAAGAACTCTCCGAGACGGAGAACAAGTGTATGCTGAGCCTTCACGGCAAGCGCCTCATAGAATACAGCCTGGAAAATGCAGCCGCTATTGAAGACGTATCCGAGATCGTCATCGTGGTCGGTTATCGGGCCGAGAGCATTATCAACTCATTCGGCACCGGTTATAGGGGCAAGAGGATTTCGTACGTTATCCAAAAGGACTTGCGGGGTTTGGTGAGCGCAATGGAAAGCGCCCGGAATTATCTTGATGGAACCGACTTCTTCCTTTTCCTCGCTGATGAGGTCATCCTGGGCGGCCGTCATGCACATATGCTAGAACTCTTCAAGGAGGAAGACCTTTTCTGCGTATGCGGTGTTCATCCCCAGTCGGACTTGAACCTCATCAAGCGAACCTATTCCCTGATTTACGGCCCTGACAATCGAATATACAGGCTCATCGAGAAACCGCGCAAGCCGTTCAATCCACTCATGGGAACGGGAAATATCCTTTTCAGAAACGCGATCTTCGACTATTTGGATCTGACGCCCATTAATCCCAGTCGCGGGGAAAAAGAATTACCCGATCTGATCCAGTGCGCGATAGACGACGGCGAGAGGGTAAAGCTCTTTGAGGTCTGCGACCAGTACATTAACGTCAATTCACCCGAAGAATGGAAAATGGCCGAAAGCGGCTGGCCGCTCGGGGCGAAATGA
- a CDS encoding glycosyltransferase family 4 protein gives MPPFVRAFDLRIIHVTNYFRDTHSHVGGAEQACFRSAMLARSHGYSSSIVATKPDRADRCEFDFQSVPIIEDFVPSFLKQYVEAAKWYSFQYDPIARNAFRRILRRNDAEIVHFHNFQFMTLSLISAAREAGKKIFVSIYDYWLFCPTVMLVDPDKQFCARGHGSWCVECLPKKLRAFQRFLLSFRRRVVDHYLYMVDGFHVLSEHSGAVLEGYGIAKDKIHVVPLTLPMEFRSIPESDSNPEPYTILFAGWLNERKGLHRLLQAMPPVLKEFPQAKLIAIGGKVRFGDAYEKRLNEIIDSNGFRDRVTFTGHLQPAVIKEYIRNSTMVVIPEQYENMSPLLMIEAMSMAKPVVISRAGGIPEFIENGVNGWLADPLDPKDFADRIICVFRDPDGAKAMGERARQRILAKCDDENIWEKTRRMYES, from the coding sequence TTGCCTCCTTTCGTACGAGCATTTGACTTGAGGATCATTCACGTCACCAACTATTTCCGTGACACCCATTCGCACGTAGGTGGAGCCGAGCAGGCATGTTTTCGGTCGGCAATGCTGGCGCGCAGTCACGGTTATTCCTCGTCGATCGTGGCCACAAAACCCGACAGAGCGGACCGCTGCGAATTCGATTTCCAATCCGTCCCTATAATCGAGGACTTCGTCCCCTCCTTCCTCAAGCAATACGTGGAAGCGGCCAAATGGTATTCATTTCAGTACGACCCCATCGCGCGAAACGCTTTCCGGAGAATCCTACGAAGAAATGACGCGGAAATAGTGCATTTCCACAATTTCCAGTTTATGACGTTGAGCCTCATTTCCGCAGCCAGGGAAGCCGGTAAGAAGATCTTCGTGTCCATTTACGACTATTGGCTTTTCTGTCCCACTGTCATGCTGGTAGACCCTGATAAGCAGTTTTGTGCTCGAGGCCACGGCTCGTGGTGCGTTGAGTGCTTGCCGAAAAAACTTCGTGCTTTTCAACGCTTTCTACTGTCCTTTCGCAGGAGAGTTGTCGATCATTACCTGTACATGGTAGACGGATTTCACGTTCTGTCCGAACATTCCGGGGCCGTGCTCGAAGGCTACGGCATAGCGAAAGACAAGATTCACGTAGTGCCGCTTACTTTGCCAATGGAATTCAGATCGATCCCGGAATCTGATAGCAACCCCGAACCTTACACGATACTGTTTGCCGGGTGGCTGAATGAGCGAAAGGGCCTCCACAGACTTCTTCAGGCAATGCCCCCTGTGCTGAAAGAGTTTCCTCAAGCCAAGCTGATCGCAATCGGAGGGAAGGTTCGTTTTGGCGACGCGTACGAGAAGAGGTTGAATGAAATCATTGACAGCAATGGATTCAGAGATCGGGTGACCTTCACGGGACATTTGCAACCCGCAGTGATAAAGGAATATATTCGGAACTCAACAATGGTGGTCATACCGGAACAATACGAAAACATGTCGCCTCTTTTGATGATCGAGGCCATGTCAATGGCAAAACCCGTTGTTATAAGCCGAGCCGGCGGCATTCCGGAATTCATTGAAAATGGAGTGAACGGCTGGCTCGCGGATCCGCTGGACCCTAAGGATTTTGCTGATAGAATCATTTGCGTCTTCCGTGATCCCGATGGCGCAAAAGCGATGGGCGAGAGGGCTCGTCAAAGAATCCTCGCGAAATGCGATGACGAGAATATCTGGGAAAAGACCCGGCGTATGTACGAGAGCTAA
- a CDS encoding radical SAM protein encodes MDTRRLKLLPLAKYKLRYLAHWLLDRKDWRNARSYIWATLFSRDAGLALQDTLYRLFPLLGPYPRQLEIEVTTACNLKCTICEHTYWTEKPSHMSFDEFKRIIDQFPGLRWVGMTGIGSGFLNPEYMRMLRFLKEEKRSFVEFFDHFYLLDEATSTELIRMGINKIWVSLESAHKESYNKIRVGSDFDTVIRNLQSMMRAKRVMKSPIPELWFHFIINKHNVDEMEDYVDLVADLAKEERGLSVPIIYWTNLLPFEEVEALVARPERSRMLEIERLCRDRGIFSVVNENVACDKPMSSCTKWNEPFVLVTGHLQPCCALNEANDRRYQEEHAFLNILEVDFKRWWHSDAKWEFIANLKQGKVNPVCKNCHIFKHPDAEESVSIRDYERRKARSGEKG; translated from the coding sequence ATGGACACAAGACGATTAAAACTACTACCCCTGGCCAAATACAAGCTCAGGTATTTGGCCCATTGGCTGCTGGACCGCAAGGACTGGCGCAACGCTCGTTCTTACATCTGGGCCACGCTCTTTTCCAGGGATGCGGGACTAGCTCTCCAGGACACTCTTTACAGGCTCTTTCCTTTGCTCGGTCCGTATCCGCGGCAACTGGAAATAGAAGTCACCACAGCGTGCAATCTCAAATGCACAATATGCGAGCACACCTATTGGACCGAAAAGCCCAGCCATATGAGCTTCGACGAATTCAAAAGGATCATAGACCAATTTCCGGGGCTGCGATGGGTCGGGATGACAGGCATAGGCTCCGGCTTCCTCAATCCTGAATACATGCGGATGCTGCGCTTTCTGAAGGAAGAGAAGCGGAGCTTTGTCGAGTTTTTCGACCATTTCTATCTTTTGGACGAGGCCACATCCACGGAACTGATTCGCATGGGAATCAACAAAATATGGGTATCCTTGGAATCCGCGCACAAGGAGTCGTACAACAAGATAAGGGTAGGTTCCGACTTCGACACGGTCATCCGCAACTTGCAATCCATGATGCGAGCCAAAAGGGTCATGAAGTCCCCCATACCCGAACTCTGGTTCCATTTCATCATTAACAAGCACAACGTAGACGAAATGGAAGACTACGTGGATCTCGTAGCGGACCTTGCCAAAGAAGAGCGCGGTTTGAGCGTTCCTATCATATATTGGACCAACCTGCTGCCTTTTGAGGAGGTGGAAGCTCTTGTTGCGCGTCCCGAGCGATCGCGCATGCTGGAGATTGAAAGGCTTTGTAGAGACAGAGGAATATTCTCAGTGGTAAATGAGAACGTTGCCTGCGACAAGCCCATGAGTTCCTGCACCAAGTGGAATGAACCGTTTGTATTGGTCACCGGCCATCTTCAACCATGTTGCGCCCTGAACGAAGCGAATGATCGGCGGTATCAAGAAGAGCACGCATTCCTGAACATTCTGGAGGTTGATTTCAAACGGTGGTGGCATTCCGATGCGAAGTGGGAATTCATCGCAAACCTGAAGCAAGGCAAAGTCAATCCCGTGTGCAAGAACTGCCATATTTTCAAACATCCGGACGCGGAGGAAAGCGTTTCCATACGAGACTATGAACGTCGGAAGGCTCGCTCCGGAGAGAAAGGATGA
- a CDS encoding NAD-dependent epimerase/dehydratase family protein: protein MKILVTGGCGFLGSNVCEYYVKRGAEVVSLDSMTKYELERTGYAADTARDYNWNALAALGVRMVREDIRNPEAVLDYSTGCDYIVHTAAQPAMTISWEDPRLDFSTNVYGTFNVLEAARRHQIPIASCATIHIYGNAINHTLTESETRYVRSPAAIDENHPTMEGNLSPLHASKMAGDVYVRTYAKVYGLKAASFRLTGIYGPRQFGGEDHGWVANFSIRAVLGWPLTIFGTGKQLRDILYADDAAEAFQAFYESQEPGFYNIGGGEPCAISLLECIETIKECCGREVSVRHEQERYGDLRYFVCDIGKAKDALNWEPKVRPRQGVERLIQWINQNRNLFATG, encoded by the coding sequence ATGAAGATACTTGTGACCGGCGGATGTGGCTTCTTGGGCTCAAACGTATGCGAATACTACGTCAAAAGAGGCGCTGAGGTCGTCAGTCTGGACAGCATGACCAAGTACGAATTGGAGCGCACCGGTTATGCGGCAGATACGGCAAGAGACTACAATTGGAATGCGCTCGCGGCCCTGGGAGTTCGGATGGTGCGGGAAGATATCCGCAACCCCGAGGCCGTTCTGGACTATTCTACAGGCTGTGACTACATCGTTCATACCGCGGCTCAGCCGGCAATGACCATCAGTTGGGAGGATCCAAGGCTGGATTTCTCCACAAACGTCTACGGAACATTCAATGTGCTGGAAGCCGCGCGAAGACACCAGATTCCGATAGCGTCTTGCGCCACTATCCACATATACGGCAATGCGATAAACCACACTCTGACGGAAAGCGAGACCCGATATGTGAGGTCACCAGCCGCCATCGACGAGAATCACCCCACTATGGAGGGGAATCTGTCCCCGCTCCATGCCTCCAAGATGGCAGGAGACGTTTACGTACGCACCTATGCCAAGGTCTACGGGCTCAAGGCAGCCAGCTTTCGGCTCACCGGAATCTATGGACCGCGGCAGTTCGGGGGAGAAGATCACGGATGGGTGGCGAATTTCTCTATCCGAGCTGTTCTGGGGTGGCCGCTCACCATTTTTGGAACAGGCAAACAGCTCCGTGACATACTTTACGCGGATGACGCTGCAGAAGCGTTCCAGGCCTTCTATGAATCCCAGGAACCGGGGTTCTACAACATAGGCGGAGGAGAACCCTGCGCCATATCCTTGTTGGAGTGCATCGAGACCATCAAGGAATGCTGTGGTCGAGAAGTCTCAGTGAGACACGAACAGGAAAGATACGGCGATCTTAGGTACTTTGTCTGCGACATTGGCAAAGCAAAGGACGCTCTGAACTGGGAACCCAAGGTGCGTCCACGACAGGGCGTTGAAAGACTGATCCAGTGGATAAACCAAAATAGAAACCTCTTCGCGACAGGCTGA
- a CDS encoding TetR/AcrR family transcriptional regulator yields the protein MNRPNTQLRRKKEAEARRTSILEAARKSFLLKGIAGTTMNDIARMCNLAKGTLYLYFASKEEVAFALLLRATENLLAALQDALEPRMRAIDQLHNLALAYYRFFEAQPESFRFMFVIPHESYTGKISQDLIDRWGNTGQAALTIVDRLLRQAASEGDIEVDDTRSTATALWSAITGVIVIPSQEVRLPFLGEINVERMVRTTVDLFLAGMRPTRGSGDDIR from the coding sequence ATGAACAGGCCAAACACGCAACTTAGGCGAAAAAAGGAGGCTGAGGCCAGGAGGACCTCAATCCTCGAGGCTGCCCGGAAATCTTTCCTTCTAAAGGGAATCGCCGGAACGACCATGAACGATATTGCCCGCATGTGCAATTTGGCCAAAGGAACGCTCTATCTTTATTTCGCCAGCAAAGAGGAAGTCGCCTTCGCACTCCTGCTCAGGGCCACCGAGAATTTACTCGCCGCTCTCCAGGACGCGCTGGAACCCCGGATGCGAGCGATCGATCAGCTTCATAACCTGGCACTGGCATACTATCGGTTCTTTGAGGCTCAGCCCGAGTCCTTCCGTTTCATGTTCGTCATTCCCCATGAGAGCTATACCGGCAAGATCTCGCAGGACCTCATCGATCGCTGGGGGAATACGGGGCAAGCGGCGCTGACAATCGTGGACAGGCTTCTGCGCCAAGCGGCGTCGGAAGGAGACATTGAAGTAGATGACACCAGGTCGACAGCCACGGCACTTTGGTCGGCAATAACCGGCGTCATCGTCATACCGTCGCAGGAGGTGAGACTACCTTTTCTGGGAGAGATAAACGTAGAAAGAATGGTGAGAACTACGGTTGACCTCTTTCTGGCAGGGATGCGTCCCACTCGTGGGAGCGGCGACGATATTCGGTGA
- a CDS encoding class I SAM-dependent methyltransferase, translated as MILNRFEFLAMNNPLRSLIQRRFEARRFLRMGGSAAAGHALEIGCGRGVGAEIIFDEFSATTVDAFDLDPKMVELAGKRLKSRGDKLRLWVGDASAIEAPDSAYDTVFDFGIIHHIPDWRKAIAEVFRVLKPGGRFYAEEVLRAFIFHPLWRRLLDHPTSDRFDHIEFMSSLRQAGFAVTADKSLWNAFGWYIADKPTLSAVHRQPDA; from the coding sequence ATGATATTGAACAGGTTCGAATTCCTCGCTATGAACAACCCCCTCCGCTCCCTGATCCAAAGGCGCTTCGAGGCGCGGCGCTTCCTGAGAATGGGTGGCTCGGCGGCCGCGGGACATGCGCTCGAAATCGGGTGCGGCCGCGGGGTGGGGGCTGAAATCATATTCGATGAATTTTCCGCCACAACGGTCGATGCATTCGACCTCGATCCGAAAATGGTCGAGCTGGCAGGCAAACGGCTGAAGAGCCGCGGCGACAAACTGAGACTGTGGGTTGGCGACGCGAGTGCCATCGAGGCCCCGGATTCGGCCTACGACACGGTCTTCGACTTCGGTATCATCCACCATATTCCTGACTGGCGGAAGGCTATAGCCGAGGTGTTCCGCGTTCTGAAGCCCGGCGGCCGGTTCTACGCGGAGGAAGTCCTTCGGGCGTTCATCTTCCATCCTCTGTGGCGGAGGCTGCTCGATCATCCTACGTCCGACCGGTTTGACCACATAGAGTTCATGTCAAGTCTTCGCCAGGCCGGATTTGCTGTGACCGCAGACAAGTCTCTTTGGAACGCTTTTGGGTGGTACATTGCCGATAAGCCGACATTGTCCGCCGTACACAGACAACCGGACGCCTGA